One window from the genome of Helianthus annuus cultivar XRQ/B unplaced genomic scaffold, HanXRQr2.0-SUNRISE HanXRQChr00c095, whole genome shotgun sequence encodes:
- the LOC110931514 gene encoding epoxide hydrolase 4, translating into MGNTIVLLTPLLHGLVKLAGLTPQTIEIEPGTLMNIWVPKETVTKNDQHIPPTKPAVLLLHSFAMDGIFTWFLQVFALTREYAVYVPDFLFFGGSITDRNERSASFQAEFVAKGLGKLKVEKVTLVGLSYGGMVGFKMAKMYPKLVKSMVMSGTVVELTESISLESYKSLGLTSWSDLLMPKTVEGLKMMFSIGFHKVPWLPDFIYRDILETMFSNRKERNELLEALVVADEDATSYTSYPQEIHMVWGDDDKIFDLDLAMTMKTRLGDKASLEWIKDAGHLVPLEQPFKYNKRLKCILESVTKDQ; encoded by the exons ATGGGTAATACAATTGTCTTGCTAACACCTCTCCTTCATGGACTCGTGAAGCTAGCCGGTTTAACCCCACAAACCATAGAAATAGAGCCCGGAACCTTGATGAACATTTGGGTTCCTAAAGAAACGGTCACCAAAAATGACCAACATATTCCACCCACCAAACCTGCAGTACTACTCCTCCACTCTTTCGCCATGGACGGTATTTTCACATGGTTCCTACAAGTTTTCGCGTTGACCCGTGAATACGCTGTCTACGTGCCTGACTTCTTGTTCTTCGGTGGCTCGATCACCGATAGAAATGAGAGATCAGCCAGTTTTCAAGCCGAGTTTGTGGCTAAGGGGTTGGGGAAATTAAAAGTGGAGAAGGTGACATTGGTGGGACTAAGTTATGGAGGGATGGTTGGGTTCAAGATGGCGAAGATGTACCCCAAGTTGGTCAAGTCTATGGTGATGTCCGGAACTGTAGTAGAGTTGACCGAATCCATTAGCCTTGAGTCATATAAGAGCCTTGGTTTAACGAGCTGGTCCGACCTTTTAATGCCCAAAACGGTAGAGGGGTTGAAAATGATGTTTTCCATTGGCTTTCATAAGGTCCCTTGGCTTCCAGATTTCATTTATCGAGATATTCTTGAG ACGATGTTTAGTAACAGGAAGGAAAGAAATGAGTTATTAGAGGCTTTGGTAGTTGCCGACGAAGATGCAACCTCATATACCAGCTACCCACAG gagATACACATGGTGTGGGGAGATGATGATAAGATCTTCGATCTTGACCTTGCGATGACCATGAAAAC GCGATTGGGCGACAAAGCATCATTAGagtggataaaggatgcagggCACCTAGTACCATTAGAGCAACCCTTCAAATATAATAAACGTCTTAAATGTATTCTTGAAAGTGTGACGAAGGATCAATGA